A section of the Clostridium sp. TW13 genome encodes:
- a CDS encoding GH36-type glycosyl hydrolase domain-containing protein, whose protein sequence is MKFGYFDDVNREYVINTPKTPYPWINYLGNEDFFGLISNTSGGYCFYKDARLRRITRYRYNNVPIDNGGRYFYVYDNGDVWSHTWKPVKKELSFYECRHGLGYSKFAGERNGIRIDQLSFVPLHFSGEVEKITVKNTSSENKSIKLFSFVEFCLWDANDDSTNFQRNFSTGEVEVEDSVIYHKTEYKERRNHYSFYSVNSKIDGFDTDRDSFIGLYNGFEDPQAVVDGQATNSVASGWSPIASHQLNVDLKPGEEKTFVFILGYVENAEEDKWESKGVINKTKARAMVTSLDNEEKVDKAFEELKAYWDKLLSHYTLDSNDEKLNRMVNIWNPYQCMITFNMSRSASYFESGIGRGMGFRDSNQDLLGFVHQIPERARERIIDIASTQFEDGGCYHQYQPLTKKGNNDIGSGFNDDPLWLILGVTAYIKETGDTAILDEQVPFDCDPNNTATLFHHLKVSFDHVVNNLGSHGLPLIGRADWNDCLNLNCFSSTPGEPFQTTENKEDGTAESVLIAGMFVFIGKEYIDLCNELGKADEAKRAAEHVENMRKAVLRDGYDGEWFLRAYDYFGNKIGSNENEEGKIFIESQGFCVMGGIGVEEGLAEKALNSVIERLDTKYGIVLNSPAFTKYYIEMGEISTYPAGYKENAGIFCHNNPWIACAETVIGRGDRAFEVYKKIAPAYLEEISDIHKTEPYVYSQMVAGKDAVRHGEAKNSWLTGTAAWNFITISQWILGIKPDYRGLKVDPCIPKDWKEYKINRTFKGCDYEITIKNPNAVCKGVKQMIVDGKAVEGNVIPNFTDNAKHVVEVTLG, encoded by the coding sequence ATGAAATTTGGTTATTTTGATGATGTGAATCGTGAATATGTAATTAATACACCTAAAACACCTTATCCATGGATAAACTACTTAGGAAATGAGGACTTTTTTGGATTAATTTCTAATACAAGTGGGGGATATTGTTTCTATAAGGATGCTAGACTTAGAAGAATAACAAGATATAGATACAACAATGTTCCTATAGATAATGGTGGAAGATACTTCTATGTATATGATAATGGAGATGTTTGGTCTCATACTTGGAAACCAGTAAAGAAGGAATTATCTTTCTATGAATGTAGACATGGTTTAGGATATTCTAAATTCGCTGGAGAAAGAAATGGAATTAGAATAGATCAATTATCATTTGTTCCATTACACTTTAGTGGAGAAGTTGAAAAAATTACTGTTAAAAATACATCATCTGAGAACAAGTCAATTAAACTTTTCTCATTTGTAGAATTCTGTTTATGGGATGCAAACGATGATAGCACAAATTTCCAAAGAAACTTCAGTACTGGTGAAGTAGAAGTTGAAGATTCAGTAATTTATCATAAAACAGAATATAAAGAAAGAAGAAATCATTATTCATTCTATTCTGTAAATAGCAAGATAGATGGTTTTGATACAGATAGAGATTCTTTTATAGGCTTATATAATGGCTTTGAAGATCCTCAAGCTGTAGTAGATGGACAAGCAACTAACTCTGTAGCTAGTGGTTGGTCTCCAATAGCTTCACATCAACTTAATGTTGATTTAAAACCAGGCGAAGAAAAGACTTTCGTATTTATTCTTGGTTATGTAGAAAATGCTGAAGAGGATAAATGGGAAAGCAAAGGAGTTATAAATAAGACTAAGGCAAGAGCTATGGTAACTTCTTTAGATAATGAAGAAAAAGTGGACAAAGCTTTTGAAGAATTAAAAGCATACTGGGATAAGCTTTTATCACACTATACTTTAGATAGCAATGATGAAAAATTAAATAGAATGGTTAACATATGGAACCCATATCAATGTATGATTACTTTTAATATGTCAAGAAGTGCATCTTACTTTGAATCAGGAATTGGTAGAGGAATGGGCTTTAGAGATTCTAATCAAGATTTATTAGGATTTGTACATCAAATTCCTGAAAGAGCTAGAGAAAGAATCATCGATATAGCATCAACTCAATTTGAAGATGGTGGATGCTATCACCAATATCAACCTTTAACAAAGAAGGGCAACAATGATATCGGTAGTGGATTTAATGATGACCCACTATGGTTAATCCTTGGAGTAACAGCTTACATTAAGGAAACAGGAGATACAGCAATATTAGATGAACAAGTGCCATTTGATTGTGATCCAAACAATACAGCTACATTGTTCCATCACTTAAAAGTATCTTTTGACCATGTAGTAAACAATCTAGGATCACACGGACTACCACTAATTGGACGTGCTGACTGGAATGATTGCTTAAACTTAAACTGTTTCTCATCAACACCAGGAGAACCATTCCAAACTACTGAAAACAAGGAAGATGGTACTGCTGAATCTGTTTTAATAGCAGGTATGTTTGTATTTATAGGCAAGGAATATATAGATTTATGTAATGAACTTGGAAAAGCTGATGAAGCTAAAAGAGCAGCAGAACATGTTGAAAACATGAGAAAGGCTGTATTAAGAGATGGATATGATGGAGAATGGTTCTTAAGAGCTTATGACTATTTTGGTAATAAGATCGGAAGTAATGAAAATGAAGAAGGAAAGATATTCATCGAATCTCAAGGATTCTGTGTAATGGGCGGTATTGGTGTTGAAGAAGGATTAGCTGAGAAGGCTTTAAATTCTGTAATTGAAAGATTAGACACTAAATATGGTATTGTGCTTAACAGTCCAGCCTTCACAAAGTATTATATTGAGATGGGTGAAATCTCAACTTATCCAGCAGGATACAAAGAAAATGCAGGTATATTCTGCCACAACAATCCATGGATAGCTTGCGCTGAAACTGTAATCGGACGTGGAGATAGAGCTTTCGAAGTTTACAAGAAGATAGCTCCAGCTTACTTAGAAGAAATAAGTGACATCCACAAGACTGAACCATATGTTTATTCACAAATGGTTGCAGGTAAGGACGCTGTTAGACATGGAGAAGCTAAGAACTCATGGTTAACAGGAACAGCAGCATGGAACTTCATAACAATTTCTCAATGGATATTAGGTATCAAACCTGATTACAGAGGATTAAAAGTAGATCCATGTATACCAAAGGATTGGAAAGAATACAAGATAAACAGAACTTTCAAGGGCTGTGACTACGAAATAACTATCAAAAACCCTAATGCAGTTTGCAAAGGTGTAAAACAAATGATAGTTGACGGCAAAGCAGTAGAAGGAAATGTAATTCCAAACTTCACTGATAATGCAAAACATGTTGTTGAAGTAACATTGGGATAA
- a CDS encoding helix-turn-helix transcriptional regulator: MNYEVCIKRSIEYIEQNLNNKIELKDIADRVFLSKYHFHRVFHNVVGEPVAEYIRKRRLMEAANELLNTEEKIVDIALKYQFSSQEVFTKAFKKLYGVPPREFRRNRSNVVSMSGKSRIPSQLSMVA, encoded by the coding sequence ATGAATTATGAAGTTTGCATTAAGAGATCTATTGAGTATATAGAACAGAACCTAAATAACAAAATAGAACTTAAGGATATTGCAGATAGAGTATTCTTATCAAAATATCATTTTCATAGAGTCTTTCACAATGTGGTTGGAGAGCCAGTTGCTGAGTATATAAGAAAAAGAAGGCTCATGGAGGCAGCAAATGAATTATTAAATACAGAGGAGAAGATTGTTGATATAGCACTAAAGTATCAATTTAGTTCTCAAGAAGTTTTTACAAAAGCTTTTAAAAAACTTTATGGAGTACCCCCAAGAGAATTTAGAAGAAATAGAAGTAATGTTGTTTCAATGAGTGGAAAAAGTAGAATTCCAAGCCAGCTTTCTATGGTTGCTTAG
- the clpP gene encoding ATP-dependent Clp endopeptidase proteolytic subunit ClpP has translation MGYVPIVIEQTNRGERSYDIYSRLLNDRIIMLSGEVTDDSANIIVAQMLFLESVSPDEDISFYINSPGGSITAGMAIYDTMQLIKPDVSTICVGLAASMGSFLLTAGAKGKRFALPNSEILIHQPSVYGGFKGQATDIEIHTKWLLNTKRKLNKIYSERTGQTIEKIENDMERDFFMSAEEAKDYGIIDKILLKAS, from the coding sequence ATGGGTTATGTACCAATAGTTATTGAACAAACCAATAGAGGAGAACGTTCTTATGACATCTATTCTAGGTTATTAAATGATAGAATAATAATGTTAAGTGGAGAGGTAACTGACGATTCAGCAAATATTATTGTTGCACAGATGCTTTTTCTTGAATCTGTATCTCCAGATGAAGACATCAGCTTTTATATAAATAGTCCAGGAGGGTCTATTACAGCTGGAATGGCTATATATGATACAATGCAGCTAATAAAACCAGATGTATCTACAATCTGTGTTGGTCTTGCAGCAAGTATGGGTTCATTCTTATTAACAGCAGGAGCAAAAGGAAAAAGATTTGCTCTTCCTAACAGCGAAATCTTGATTCATCAACCATCAGTTTATGGAGGATTTAAAGGTCAAGCAACAGATATTGAAATCCATACAAAATGGCTCCTTAATACCAAGAGAAAGTTAAATAAAATATATAGTGAAAGAACAGGGCAGACAATTGAGAAAATAGAAAATGATATGGAAAGAGATTTCTTCATGTCTGCTGAGGAAGCTAAGGACTATGGAATTATAGATAAAATTTTATTAAAGGCATCTTGA
- a CDS encoding DNA-3-methyladenine glycosylase, with protein sequence MRLTKDFYDKDALLLSKDLLGKILVHKVDGHILKGKIVETEAYIGALDKASHAYNNRRTERTAPLFGPAGISYVFFIYGMYNCFNIISGKENEGEGVLIRALEPVNDLEYMSLLRYKKSYSELKKAQIKNLTNGPGKLCIAMSINKTNNWEDLTTSEDFYLEGGEEISLTDIVDSKRIGIDYAEEARDFLWRFHIKDNPYVSK encoded by the coding sequence ATGAGATTAACTAAAGATTTTTATGATAAAGATGCTTTGCTTTTATCTAAAGATTTGCTTGGTAAAATTCTTGTACATAAGGTAGATGGACATATTCTTAAAGGTAAAATCGTAGAAACTGAAGCTTACATTGGAGCACTGGATAAAGCTTCTCATGCTTACAACAATAGACGAACAGAAAGAACAGCTCCTCTTTTCGGACCTGCTGGAATTTCGTATGTTTTTTTCATTTACGGTATGTATAACTGTTTTAATATAATTTCAGGAAAAGAAAATGAAGGAGAGGGAGTTCTAATTCGGGCTTTAGAACCAGTAAATGATTTAGAATACATGTCCCTCCTAAGATATAAAAAATCTTATTCTGAATTAAAGAAAGCGCAGATTAAAAATCTAACTAATGGTCCAGGAAAGCTTTGCATAGCCATGTCCATAAATAAAACTAATAATTGGGAAGACTTAACTACAAGTGAAGATTTCTACTTAGAAGGTGGAGAAGAAATTTCCCTAACTGATATTGTAGACTCCAAAAGAATTGGCATTGACTATGCAGAAGAGGCTAGAGATTTTCTGTGGAGATTTCATATAAAAGATAACCCTTACGTTTCTAAATAA
- a CDS encoding HAD family hydrolase: protein MYKAVIFDLDGTLLNSLGDLAAASNYGLKKCGYKVHDVDKYKTFVGDGRYKLIERVLPEEERTPETIDKVLTLFNEYYGEHMIDMTKPYEGIAQLLDELKAKGINIAVVSNKPHEFTTEIVTKFFGDRFDIIFGHREGYKAKPDPAAVLEVIREFGFAKEECLYVGDSNVDIKTAKNSGLKSVGVLWGFRSKEELEKEGADYIAANVEELKNLI from the coding sequence ATGTACAAAGCAGTTATTTTTGATTTAGATGGAACATTATTAAACTCTCTAGGAGATCTAGCAGCAGCTTCAAATTATGGTTTAAAGAAATGTGGTTATAAAGTTCATGATGTTGATAAATATAAGACTTTTGTTGGAGATGGACGATATAAATTAATTGAAAGAGTGCTTCCAGAAGAAGAAAGAACTCCTGAGACTATAGATAAGGTCTTAACTTTATTTAATGAATACTATGGAGAGCACATGATTGATATGACAAAACCTTATGAAGGAATTGCCCAGTTGCTAGATGAATTAAAAGCGAAAGGCATAAACATAGCTGTGGTTTCAAACAAACCTCATGAGTTTACAACAGAAATAGTTACAAAGTTCTTTGGAGATAGATTTGATATTATTTTTGGACATAGAGAGGGATATAAGGCAAAGCCAGATCCAGCAGCTGTATTAGAGGTAATAAGGGAGTTTGGATTTGCTAAGGAAGAATGTTTATATGTTGGAGATTCTAATGTTGATATAAAAACAGCAAAGAATTCAGGCTTAAAATCAGTAGGAGTTTTATGGGGGTTTAGAAGCAAGGAAGAGTTAGAAAAAGAAGGAGCAGATTATATAGCTGCTAATGTAGAAGAATTGAAAAACTTAATATAA
- a CDS encoding alpha-amylase family glycosyl hydrolase produces MRSKSHKKLTWLTLLMFCFTFFNNVLLTTAKADETSTKAVQSDAVAVLAGDFLESNGMGANWDPANYKGQLKEFKNGIYEEAFSLKAGEYQYKIAMNGKWDENYAGKNTKDGNTVLKLTQATKVYFRLDLKKGAVYDSINTPDQFKTKAILAGGIDNLLDKGQVWNPGDDNFKLDYIGGGFYKKTFPIKESAQANDYNLEYKVSYNGAWNNGEGQANVSVKVPKGTKEITILSNYLNGIVTDSITNPEILNTASLIGTVRGDKDTWNEKSADFDMYSLDSTKFMYTKMLKAGSYEYKTVLNHSWNNPVPANGNASLKLDADKNVVFIADLKTQKVIDSVNNPDDVKVALGLKAPVVTVKSPIINESGSITFNYKAPEAKNVYLAGNMTNWADGKKLMTKNADGVWSITLRVGDKAQKLQYKFIVDDNWVTDPCNTATADGNSALDFPEYTGRIVTLPGSIQTAIGSTAWSPADKNVQFTYTGNGNYKLDLKNVKAGQYEYKVAMNYKWDPENYGLNGVLAGANIPITIPNTTDVTFLYNDDSHQVTSSLNYKVLDIVLFDGTKQLCKLTDEKLTGVYSGKADLAAGTYTNLSLEVKDENKNSKKVSLEKLVVDKDKTITFSYDPTTEITFNDNSNIKLDTNAIKYNSRSEEYKKPYGATPVGTPISFSIKTNKDEATQVKIILGTKTGTLVKDLSKNGSYPDGSDRWTITYTPNEIGTYSYYFVLSNGADVKAYGDDDGYFGEGKAANIGEVKNYEFNVQTKNFKTPDWLKNGVIYQIFPDRFFNGDKNNDYLQKYARGTDEYEFPSDWYRLPEDPQLENDPSYKNYPQASKGDGVWSNDMYGGDLKGIEQKVQYLKSLGVTILYLNPIGQSISNHRYDTTDYSKVDPLLGNMDDFVSLANSAKKNGMHIILDGVYNHVSDDSIYFDRYGKYMAKGKPIGAYQYWSRVYDLMNQKGLKQQEAEKIVTADLQSKGITDLHYKDWFVVSNKWLDKDSSGKELPKAQQRYDYEGWWGYDSMPVIQALNGSEYQVKSWANEVIDGKDAISRQWLRKGSSGWRLDVANEVSDETWRAFRTAVKSEGDNAIIGEIWTDASKYILGDMYDSVMNYRFRGALINYVKGTQDDNKTVASAKDSMNELEKMREQYPREALEAMMNLVDSHDTQRVISALDGVKKSEKGFPTEASKEAKQKMRLIPFIQMTYVGAPTIYYGDEIGMVGCDDPDNRRAFTWGVGDKDLVQWYAKLAAIRKAYSSLRNGDVLPSEIQADYADDVMAYVRKDSDSQVLVASNRQNKQIQVQLSTPGIADGTKLTNILNTKEVYTVQDGKVTVSIPAVGGVILVNTVKSISVNYSALADAYDGNKVAVRETPVSSKNIIASIDKAKDGDTVVISTMNEGISKDVLQKLVDSKKKLNIVIKRGNVTLTVKDVAGLKAALEATGMYDLQLVFNGNVLDPNTIKNLNANIVAQVSFSTNLKDGKLGTDVDVQVPVDSKYNGKTLFVYYVDNSGKFTLVSKENVKDSMLTFTVNHFSGYVVSDKEIVINPNNNQNNNQNNNGKTPNQQNTGTKDNNGGTSGGNTSNGTLVKTGSPISTTSIIILALLLTSAGAVLVVRSRRRVRDAK; encoded by the coding sequence ATGAGATCAAAAAGTCATAAGAAATTAACATGGCTTACATTGCTTATGTTTTGTTTTACATTTTTCAACAATGTACTACTAACTACAGCTAAAGCAGATGAAACAAGTACTAAGGCAGTTCAAAGTGATGCTGTGGCAGTGCTTGCAGGTGATTTTTTAGAAAGTAATGGCATGGGTGCTAATTGGGATCCAGCTAATTACAAAGGTCAATTAAAGGAATTTAAAAATGGTATTTATGAAGAGGCTTTTTCATTAAAGGCTGGTGAATATCAATACAAGATTGCTATGAATGGCAAGTGGGATGAAAACTATGCAGGCAAGAATACTAAGGATGGAAATACAGTATTAAAGTTGACACAAGCTACAAAGGTTTATTTTAGATTAGATCTTAAGAAGGGTGCAGTTTATGATTCAATAAATACACCTGATCAATTTAAGACTAAAGCTATTTTAGCTGGTGGCATAGATAATTTACTAGATAAAGGACAAGTATGGAATCCAGGAGATGATAATTTTAAGCTTGACTATATTGGAGGCGGTTTTTATAAGAAGACTTTCCCAATAAAAGAAAGTGCTCAAGCTAATGATTATAATCTTGAATATAAGGTTTCATACAATGGTGCTTGGAACAATGGAGAAGGTCAAGCTAATGTTTCAGTTAAAGTTCCAAAGGGTACAAAGGAAATTACAATCTTAAGTAATTACTTAAATGGAATCGTTACCGATTCTATAACTAACCCTGAAATTTTAAACACAGCTTCCCTTATAGGAACAGTAAGAGGGGACAAGGATACATGGAATGAAAAGAGTGCAGATTTTGATATGTACAGCTTAGATTCCACAAAATTTATGTACACAAAAATGCTTAAGGCAGGAAGTTATGAATATAAAACTGTATTAAATCATAGCTGGAACAATCCTGTACCAGCAAATGGCAATGCAAGTTTAAAGTTAGATGCTGACAAGAATGTAGTATTTATTGCAGATTTAAAGACTCAAAAGGTAATTGATTCTGTAAATAATCCTGATGATGTAAAAGTTGCTTTAGGTTTAAAAGCACCAGTAGTAACTGTAAAGAGCCCAATAATTAATGAAAGTGGTTCAATTACATTTAACTATAAGGCTCCAGAAGCAAAAAATGTATACTTAGCAGGAAACATGACAAATTGGGCTGATGGTAAAAAGTTGATGACTAAAAATGCTGATGGTGTTTGGTCAATTACTTTAAGAGTAGGAGATAAAGCTCAAAAATTACAGTATAAGTTCATCGTTGATGATAACTGGGTTACAGATCCATGTAATACTGCAACTGCAGATGGAAATTCAGCTTTAGATTTCCCTGAATACACAGGAAGAATAGTAACTCTTCCAGGGTCAATTCAGACTGCAATTGGCAGCACAGCTTGGAGCCCAGCAGACAAGAATGTCCAATTTACTTATACAGGGAATGGAAATTACAAATTAGATTTAAAGAATGTAAAAGCAGGACAATATGAATATAAGGTAGCTATGAATTATAAATGGGATCCAGAAAACTATGGATTAAATGGAGTTCTAGCTGGTGCTAATATTCCAATAACTATTCCAAATACAACAGACGTAACTTTCTTATATAATGATGATTCTCATCAAGTAACAAGCAGTTTAAATTATAAAGTTTTAGACATTGTTTTATTTGATGGTACAAAACAATTATGTAAGTTAACTGATGAAAAATTAACTGGGGTTTATTCAGGAAAAGCTGATTTAGCAGCAGGTACTTACACAAATCTTAGTTTAGAAGTTAAAGATGAAAATAAGAATTCAAAGAAAGTATCATTAGAAAAATTAGTAGTAGATAAGGATAAGACTATAACTTTTTCTTATGATCCAACTACTGAAATAACATTTAATGATAATTCAAATATTAAGTTAGATACTAACGCAATAAAATATAACTCAAGATCAGAAGAATATAAGAAACCATATGGAGCTACTCCTGTAGGAACACCTATTAGTTTCTCAATAAAGACAAATAAGGATGAAGCTACTCAGGTAAAAATTATTCTTGGAACTAAAACTGGAACTCTAGTTAAAGACTTAAGCAAAAATGGCAGTTATCCAGATGGAAGTGATAGATGGACAATTACCTATACACCAAACGAAATAGGAACTTATTCATACTATTTTGTTCTTTCAAATGGTGCAGATGTAAAAGCTTATGGTGATGACGACGGATATTTTGGAGAAGGAAAAGCAGCTAATATTGGAGAAGTTAAAAATTATGAATTTAACGTTCAAACAAAGAATTTTAAAACTCCAGATTGGTTAAAGAATGGTGTTATTTATCAGATATTCCCAGATAGATTCTTTAATGGAGATAAAAATAATGATTATCTTCAAAAGTATGCTAGAGGAACTGATGAATATGAATTCCCAAGCGATTGGTACAGATTACCTGAAGATCCACAATTAGAAAATGATCCTAGCTATAAAAATTATCCACAAGCATCTAAGGGTGATGGTGTTTGGTCTAATGATATGTATGGTGGAGACTTAAAAGGAATAGAACAAAAAGTACAATACCTAAAATCATTAGGTGTAACTATTCTTTATTTAAATCCAATAGGACAATCAATTTCTAATCATAGATATGATACTACTGATTATTCAAAGGTTGATCCACTATTAGGAAACATGGATGACTTTGTTAGTCTTGCTAATTCAGCTAAGAAGAATGGAATGCACATAATTTTAGATGGTGTTTATAACCATGTATCAGATGATTCTATTTACTTTGATAGATATGGCAAGTATATGGCAAAGGGTAAGCCAATTGGAGCATATCAATATTGGTCAAGAGTTTATGATTTAATGAATCAAAAGGGATTAAAACAACAAGAAGCAGAAAAGATTGTAACAGCTGATTTACAATCAAAGGGTATAACTGATTTACACTATAAAGACTGGTTTGTAGTAAGTAATAAATGGTTAGACAAAGATAGTTCAGGAAAGGAACTTCCAAAAGCTCAACAAAGATATGATTATGAAGGCTGGTGGGGATATGATTCAATGCCAGTAATCCAAGCATTAAATGGTTCAGAATATCAAGTTAAGTCTTGGGCTAATGAAGTTATTGATGGAAAAGATGCTATCTCTAGACAATGGTTAAGAAAAGGTTCTAGTGGTTGGAGACTTGACGTAGCAAATGAAGTTTCAGATGAAACTTGGAGAGCATTTAGAACTGCAGTAAAGAGCGAAGGAGATAACGCAATCATCGGTGAAATTTGGACTGATGCATCAAAATATATCCTTGGAGATATGTATGATTCAGTAATGAACTACAGATTCAGAGGAGCACTTATTAATTACGTAAAGGGAACACAGGATGATAATAAGACTGTTGCATCAGCAAAGGATTCAATGAATGAATTAGAAAAGATGAGAGAACAATATCCAAGAGAAGCATTAGAAGCTATGATGAACCTTGTAGATTCTCATGATACTCAAAGAGTAATTTCTGCTTTGGATGGAGTTAAGAAGAGTGAAAAAGGATTCCCAACAGAAGCAAGTAAAGAAGCTAAACAAAAAATGAGATTAATACCATTTATACAAATGACTTATGTTGGTGCACCAACAATTTACTATGGTGATGAAATTGGTATGGTTGGTTGCGATGACCCAGACAATAGAAGAGCATTTACTTGGGGAGTAGGAGATAAGGATTTAGTACAATGGTATGCTAAACTTGCAGCTATTAGAAAGGCTTATTCATCATTAAGAAATGGAGATGTACTACCTTCAGAAATACAAGCAGATTATGCAGATGATGTAATGGCTTATGTAAGAAAAGACAGCGACAGTCAAGTATTAGTAGCATCAAATAGACAAAATAAACAGATACAAGTACAATTATCAACTCCAGGAATTGCTGATGGAACAAAATTAACTAATATATTAAACACTAAAGAAGTTTACACTGTACAAGATGGAAAGGTTACAGTTTCTATACCAGCTGTAGGTGGTGTTATTTTAGTTAATACAGTTAAATCAATTTCTGTAAATTATTCAGCTTTAGCTGATGCATATGACGGAAACAAGGTTGCTGTAAGAGAAACTCCAGTTAGTTCAAAGAATATTATTGCTAGCATAGATAAGGCTAAGGATGGAGATACAGTAGTAATATCTACAATGAATGAAGGAATCAGTAAAGATGTACTACAAAAATTAGTAGATTCAAAGAAAAAATTAAATATTGTAATAAAGAGAGGAAATGTTACATTAACAGTAAAGGATGTAGCGGGACTTAAGGCAGCTTTAGAAGCAACAGGTATGTATGATTTACAACTTGTATTCAATGGAAATGTACTTGACCCAAATACAATTAAAAATTTAAATGCAAATATAGTTGCTCAAGTAAGCTTTAGTACAAATTTAAAAGATGGAAAATTAGGAACAGATGTTGATGTTCAAGTTCCTGTAGACTCTAAATACAATGGAAAAACATTATTTGTATATTATGTTGATAACAGTGGCAAGTTCACTTTAGTTTCAAAAGAAAATGTTAAAGATTCTATGTTGACATTTACTGTTAACCACTTTAGTGGTTATGTTGTTTCTGATAAAGAAATAGTAATCAATCCAAATAATAACCAGAACAACAATCAAAATAATAACGGTAAAACACCAAATCAACAAAATACAGGAACAAAAGATAACAATGGAGGTACTTCTGGTGGTAATACATCAAATGGTACTCTTGTAAAAACAGGAAGTCCTATAAGTACAACTTCAATAATTATACTAGCTTTACTATTAACTTCAGCTGGAGCAGTTTTAGTTGTTAGAAGTAGAAGAAGAGTAAGAGATGCTAAATAA
- a CDS encoding MATE family efflux transporter, whose protein sequence is MKINKLAIPLMLNNVSSMVIGICDQAMVGRTYLEGFASVGIIGSNIYSVTGILGAISVAFNILGSRAKGKDDYKQINNNLFFSMFFSIIIGSAFFTLSVIFGANILENFFNIHGNTLIDATIYLKIFSLSIGLNMILFNFSSYFKIINRTKYILYSSIISSVSNTMLDYVLIFGKLGFPKLGIAGNAIGSVMALGLGIVFYIIIIIKNKLFKSTKINMFRDAKEMMKISVPLALQDLVESTIIIFMMNYILSHIGLLEVSIYNLIFSIINIALMPMYAYSQAALNIVSEGIGAKDLNEIDVTVKACIRRALVFYMLICSIMFIFRNYIPKVITDDINLINNVPKYVFICIIANAANVPSCVLKYSIQALGGEKFVFFVTSIISILSMMLIYIFVCILDYKLNSVYIGLMINYIALNLVLYRKFKYLRTNMEYLNKKF, encoded by the coding sequence ATGAAAATAAATAAATTAGCAATACCACTTATGTTAAACAACGTATCTTCTATGGTTATAGGCATCTGTGATCAAGCAATGGTAGGAAGAACTTATTTAGAAGGGTTTGCTTCAGTTGGAATAATTGGAAGTAACATATATAGTGTTACAGGAATACTTGGGGCTATTTCAGTAGCTTTTAATATCTTAGGTTCAAGGGCTAAAGGAAAAGATGATTATAAACAGATAAACAATAATTTGTTTTTTAGTATGTTTTTCAGTATAATAATTGGAAGTGCATTTTTTACTCTAAGTGTGATATTTGGAGCAAATATTTTAGAAAATTTCTTTAATATTCATGGTAATACACTAATTGATGCAACTATATATCTTAAAATATTTAGTTTATCTATTGGTTTGAATATGATTTTGTTTAATTTCTCATCTTATTTTAAGATAATAAATCGAACAAAATATATCTTGTACTCAAGTATAATTTCATCAGTTTCTAATACTATGTTAGACTATGTACTTATTTTTGGAAAGCTTGGTTTCCCAAAGTTAGGTATAGCGGGAAATGCAATTGGATCTGTTATGGCGTTGGGGTTAGGCATAGTATTTTATATTATTATCATTATAAAGAACAAATTGTTTAAAAGCACTAAAATAAATATGTTTAGGGATGCTAAAGAGATGATGAAAATATCTGTACCTTTAGCTTTGCAAGATTTGGTAGAGTCAACAATTATAATTTTTATGATGAATTATATATTGTCTCATATAGGTCTATTAGAAGTATCAATATATAATTTGATTTTTAGTATCATAAATATAGCATTAATGCCAATGTATGCTTATTCTCAAGCTGCATTAAATATAGTCAGCGAAGGAATTGGTGCTAAAGATTTGAATGAAATAGATGTAACAGTTAAGGCTTGCATTAGAAGAGCTTTAGTCTTTTATATGTTGATATGTTCGATAATGTTTATTTTTAGAAACTACATTCCAAAAGTAATTACTGACGATATTAATTTAATTAACAATGTTCCTAAATACGTGTTTATATGTATTATTGCTAATGCAGCTAATGTTCCTAGTTGTGTGCTTAAATATAGTATACAAGCTTTAGGCGGAGAGAAGTTTGTGTTTTTTGTAACTTCTATAATTTCTATTTTATCTATGATGTTAATTTATATATTTGTTTGCATATTAGATTACAAGCTTAATAGTGTATATATTGGACTTATGATTAACTATATAGCATTAAATTTAGTGCTTTATAGAAAATTTAAGTATTTGAGAACCAATATGGAATACTTAAATAAAAAATTTTAG